The following proteins come from a genomic window of Acinonyx jubatus isolate Ajub_Pintada_27869175 chromosome C1, VMU_Ajub_asm_v1.0, whole genome shotgun sequence:
- the DUSP28 gene encoding dual specificity phosphatase 28, giving the protein MDPGGPVRCGAPGAASPAPPPFARIAPSLFLGSARTAAAPELLERAGVSLCVNVSRQQPGPSAPGVAELRVPVFDDPAEDLLTHLEPTCAAMEAAVRAGGACLVYCKNGRSRSAAVCTAYLMRHRGLSLAQAFQAVKSARPVAEPNPGFWAQLQKYEEVLQSLSCPPGEPSGPCSRTREELQNEP; this is encoded by the exons ATGGACCCGGGAGGACCCGTCCGCTGCGGGGCCCCCGGGGCCGCCTCGCCCGCGCCGCCACCGTTCGCGCGCATCGCCCCGTCACTTTTCCTGGGGAGTGCGCGCACCGCGGCCGCGCCAGAGCTGCTGGAGCGCGCGGGCGTCAGCCTGTGCGTCAACGTCTCGCGTCAGCAGCCCGGCCCGAGCGCGCCCGGGGTGGCCGAGCTGCGCGTGCCCGTGTTCGACGACCCGGCCGAGGACCTGCTGACGCACCTGGAGCCCACCTGCGCTGCCATGGAGGCCGCGGTGCGCGCCGGCGGCGCCTGCCTAGTCTACTGCAAGAACGGCCGCAGCCGCTCGGCCGCTGTGTGCACCGCCTACCTCATGCGGCACCGCGGCCTCAGCCTGGCACAGGCCTTCCAG GCGGTGAAGAGCGCCCGCCCGGTGGCCGAGCCCAACCCGGGTTTCTGGGCTCAGCTTCAGAAGTACGAGGAGGTCCTGCAGTCCCTGTCCTGCCCGCCCGGGGAGCCCTCGGGACCGTGCTCCCGAACGAGAGAAGAGCTCCAGAATGAGCCCTAG